From Rutidosis leptorrhynchoides isolate AG116_Rl617_1_P2 chromosome 3, CSIRO_AGI_Rlap_v1, whole genome shotgun sequence, a single genomic window includes:
- the LOC139902109 gene encoding uncharacterized protein produces MNNTKTSFVDDEGWTIEIEYVKPKPQCEFKPRIKYRDPSEFSVMCQFKRKKTYLALLDSGASVNMMPVKIAKSIGIRELVRTNTSIRFENQTVDDPNGVAVDVLFIIHGIGYKEDFFIMDCEPDKNTPIVLGRGFLATAKMSLDFDTGTLIMR; encoded by the coding sequence ATGAACAACACCAAAACGTCTTTTGTTGATGATGAGGGTTGGACAATTGAAATTGAATATGTTAAGCCTAAACCACAATGTGAATTCAAGCCTCGTATAAAATATAGAGATCCGAGCGAGTTTTCGGTTATGTGTCAATTTAAAAGGAAGAAGACTTATTTGGCATTGTTAGACTCGGGTGCAAGTGTTAATATGATGCCGGTTAAAATTGCAAAATCAATAGGCATTCGGGAGTTAGTTCGAACTAATACGAGTATCCGATTTGAAAATCAAACCGTTGATGATCCAAATGGGGTTGCGGTTGATGTCCTTTTTATTATTCACGGTATTGGTTACAAAGAAGATTTCTTCATTATGGATTGTGAACCGGATAAAAACACTCCAATTGTGTTGGGACGTGGGTTTCTAGCAACCGCGAAAATGTCACTAGATTTTGATACGGGGACATTGATAATGAGATGA